A window of the Cystobacter fuscus genome harbors these coding sequences:
- the rpoC gene encoding DNA-directed RNA polymerase subunit beta' yields the protein MKDIFNFFEKPKDPLSFNAIRIALASPDKIRQWSHGEVKKPETINYRTFKPERDGLFCARIFGPVKDYECNCGKYKRMKHRGVVCEKCGVEVIQSKVRRERLGHITLATPVAHIWFLKSLPSRIGNLLDITLKELEKVLYCESYIIIDPKATPLQKGELVSEEKLHRLYEEHGEDSFSAGMGGEAVREMLKALDVVRLSEDLRRDMRETNSEAKKKKYAKRLKVAEAFRMSGNKPEWMMLDVIPVIPPDLRPLVPLDGGRFATSDLNDLYRRVINRNNRLKRLQELNAPDIIIRNEKRMLQEAVDALFDNGRRGKTITGPNKRPLKSLSDMLKGKQGRFRQNLLGKRVDYSGRSVIVVGPELRLHQCGLPKIMALELFKPFIYNKLEEKGYVTTIKSAKKMVEKERPEVWDILEDVIREHPVLLNRAPTLHRLGMQAFEPVLIEGKAIQLHPLVCAAFNADFDGDQMAVHVPLSIEAQMEARVLMMSTNNILSPANGKPIIVPTQDMVLGIYYMTRAREFAHGEGRVFASPDEVRAAYDHGEVHLQAKIVCRILGKRKETTVGRVLLWDIVPRKVGFDAINKVLDKKSLGGLIDLCYRLTGEKETVLLADRIRSLGYTNATRAGISIALKDMIIPAKKQTFLEYAGKEVAEIENQYLEGLITDGERYNKVIDIWAEITEKVAAEMMQQISQEEAVGDKDGKRETRKQPSFNPIYIMADSGARGSAQQIRQLAGMRGLMAKPSGEIIETPITANFREGLSVLQYFISTHGARKGLADTALKTANSGYLTRRLVDVAQDAIINEYDCGTMDGLFIGALVEGGEIIEALGERILGRVALDDILDPVTNDVLVRANEEIDEDRVKKIENSGLDRVKIRSVLTCQAKRGICVECYGRDLARGRKVAVGEAVGVIAAQSIGEPGTQLTMRTFHIGGAAQRRAEQSSLENRNPGTVKFSGLNTVQRKDGSLVAMNRNGELVIVDESGRERERYQVIYGARILVKEGQKLETSTLLAEWDPFAIPLLTEVGGIVRFEDIIEGVTMNESLDEVTGLTRKTVIESKDPDARPHITLRDENGNLKDLVSSKGQASYFLPQGSIITVNDGDEIHAGEVIAKVPRETTKTKDITGGLPRVAELFEARKPKDAASIAEIDGVVSFGKDTKGKRKLIITPEVGGELRTDLAKEYLISKGKNISVHAGDRVKAGEALMDGSANPHDILKVLGEKALAGYLVDEVQEVYRLQGVKINDKHIEVIVRQMLRRVRVTDVGDTSFLVDEQVEKWVFEEENEKVMANGQRPGVGEPLLLGITKASLSTESFISASSFQETTKVLTEAAINGKVDYLRGLKENVIMGRLIPAGTGLPNYKHLDIEVESPADEISEMEAALAATHGDDLVPPLSSGSRSEGSQSSGAA from the coding sequence GTGAAGGACATTTTCAACTTCTTCGAGAAGCCGAAGGATCCGCTCTCGTTCAACGCCATCCGCATCGCGCTGGCGTCGCCGGACAAGATCCGCCAGTGGTCGCATGGCGAGGTGAAGAAGCCCGAGACGATCAACTACCGCACCTTCAAGCCGGAGCGGGACGGGTTGTTCTGCGCCCGCATCTTCGGCCCGGTGAAGGACTACGAGTGCAACTGCGGCAAGTACAAGCGCATGAAGCACCGCGGCGTCGTGTGCGAGAAGTGCGGCGTGGAGGTCATCCAGTCCAAGGTGCGCCGTGAGCGCCTGGGCCACATCACGCTCGCCACGCCCGTGGCGCACATCTGGTTCCTCAAGTCGCTGCCCTCGCGCATCGGCAACCTGCTCGACATCACGCTCAAGGAGCTCGAGAAGGTCCTGTACTGCGAGAGCTACATCATCATCGATCCCAAGGCGACGCCCCTGCAGAAGGGCGAGCTCGTCAGCGAGGAGAAGCTCCACCGGCTTTACGAAGAGCACGGCGAGGACTCCTTCAGCGCGGGCATGGGCGGTGAGGCCGTGCGCGAGATGCTCAAGGCCCTGGACGTGGTGCGCCTGTCCGAGGACCTGCGCCGCGACATGCGCGAGACCAACTCCGAGGCCAAGAAGAAGAAGTACGCCAAGCGCCTCAAGGTGGCCGAGGCCTTCCGCATGTCGGGCAACAAGCCCGAGTGGATGATGCTCGACGTCATCCCCGTCATCCCGCCCGATCTGCGCCCCCTGGTGCCGCTCGATGGCGGCCGCTTCGCCACGTCCGACCTCAACGACCTGTACCGCCGCGTCATCAACCGCAACAACCGCCTCAAGCGGCTGCAGGAGCTCAACGCCCCGGACATCATCATCCGCAACGAGAAGCGGATGCTCCAGGAGGCCGTGGACGCCCTGTTCGACAACGGCCGCCGCGGCAAGACGATCACCGGCCCGAACAAGCGGCCGCTCAAGTCGCTCTCCGACATGCTCAAGGGCAAGCAGGGCCGGTTCCGTCAGAACCTGCTCGGCAAGCGCGTGGACTACTCGGGCCGCTCCGTCATCGTGGTGGGCCCCGAGCTGCGCCTGCACCAGTGCGGTCTGCCCAAGATCATGGCGCTCGAGCTCTTCAAGCCGTTCATCTACAACAAGCTCGAAGAGAAGGGCTACGTCACCACCATCAAGAGCGCCAAGAAGATGGTGGAGAAGGAGCGTCCCGAGGTCTGGGACATCCTCGAGGACGTGATCCGCGAGCACCCGGTGCTCCTCAACCGCGCCCCCACGCTGCACCGTCTGGGCATGCAGGCCTTCGAGCCCGTCCTCATCGAGGGCAAGGCCATCCAGCTGCACCCGCTCGTGTGCGCCGCGTTCAACGCGGACTTCGACGGCGACCAGATGGCCGTCCACGTGCCGCTGTCCATCGAGGCCCAGATGGAGGCGCGCGTGCTGATGATGTCCACCAACAACATCCTCAGCCCCGCCAACGGCAAGCCCATCATCGTCCCCACGCAGGACATGGTGCTCGGCATCTACTACATGACGCGCGCGCGTGAGTTCGCCCACGGCGAGGGTCGCGTGTTCGCCTCGCCCGACGAGGTGCGTGCCGCGTACGACCACGGCGAGGTGCACCTGCAGGCGAAGATCGTCTGTCGCATCCTCGGCAAGCGCAAGGAGACCACCGTCGGCCGCGTCCTGCTCTGGGACATCGTGCCGCGCAAGGTGGGCTTCGACGCCATCAACAAGGTGCTCGACAAGAAGTCGCTCGGCGGCCTCATCGACCTCTGCTACCGCCTCACCGGCGAGAAGGAGACGGTGCTCCTGGCCGATCGCATCCGGAGCCTCGGGTATACCAACGCCACGCGCGCCGGTATCTCCATCGCGCTCAAGGACATGATCATCCCCGCCAAGAAGCAGACCTTCCTGGAGTACGCGGGCAAGGAAGTGGCGGAGATCGAGAACCAGTACCTCGAGGGCCTCATCACCGACGGCGAGCGCTACAACAAGGTCATCGATATCTGGGCGGAGATCACCGAGAAGGTGGCCGCCGAGATGATGCAGCAGATCTCCCAGGAAGAGGCCGTGGGCGACAAGGACGGCAAGCGCGAGACGCGCAAGCAGCCCTCCTTCAACCCCATCTACATCATGGCCGACTCGGGTGCCCGCGGCAGCGCGCAGCAGATCCGCCAGCTCGCCGGTATGCGCGGCCTCATGGCCAAGCCCTCCGGTGAAATCATCGAGACGCCCATCACGGCCAACTTCCGTGAAGGCCTCTCCGTGCTCCAGTACTTCATCTCCACCCACGGCGCCCGCAAGGGTCTGGCGGACACGGCCCTCAAGACGGCCAACTCCGGCTACCTCACCCGCCGTCTCGTCGACGTGGCCCAGGACGCCATCATCAACGAGTACGACTGCGGCACCATGGACGGTCTGTTCATCGGCGCCCTCGTCGAGGGCGGTGAAATCATCGAGGCGCTCGGCGAGCGCATCCTCGGCCGCGTGGCCCTGGACGACATCCTCGATCCGGTGACCAACGACGTGCTCGTGCGCGCCAACGAGGAGATCGACGAGGACCGCGTCAAGAAGATCGAGAACAGCGGGTTGGATCGCGTGAAGATCCGCTCGGTGCTCACGTGCCAGGCCAAGCGCGGCATCTGCGTGGAGTGCTACGGCCGTGACCTGGCTCGCGGCCGCAAGGTGGCCGTGGGCGAGGCGGTGGGCGTCATCGCGGCGCAGTCCATCGGTGAGCCGGGTACCCAGCTCACGATGCGCACCTTCCACATCGGTGGTGCGGCGCAGCGGCGCGCCGAGCAGTCCAGCCTCGAGAACCGCAACCCCGGTACGGTGAAGTTCTCCGGCCTCAACACGGTGCAGAGGAAGGACGGCAGCCTCGTCGCGATGAACCGCAACGGCGAGCTCGTCATCGTCGACGAGAGCGGCCGCGAGCGCGAGCGCTACCAGGTCATCTACGGCGCGCGCATCCTCGTGAAGGAAGGCCAGAAGCTCGAGACCAGCACGCTCCTGGCCGAGTGGGATCCGTTCGCCATCCCGCTGCTCACCGAGGTGGGCGGTATCGTGCGCTTCGAGGACATCATCGAAGGCGTCACGATGAACGAGTCGCTCGACGAGGTGACGGGCCTCACCCGGAAGACGGTCATCGAGTCCAAGGACCCCGACGCCCGTCCGCACATCACGCTGCGCGACGAGAACGGCAACCTCAAGGATCTGGTGTCCTCCAAGGGCCAGGCGAGCTACTTCCTGCCCCAGGGCTCCATCATCACCGTCAACGACGGCGACGAGATCCACGCCGGTGAGGTCATCGCCAAGGTGCCTCGCGAGACCACCAAGACGAAGGACATCACGGGTGGTCTGCCGCGCGTCGCCGAGCTGTTCGAGGCGCGCAAGCCCAAGGACGCCGCGTCCATCGCCGAGATCGACGGCGTGGTCTCCTTCGGCAAGGACACCAAGGGCAAGCGCAAGCTCATCATCACCCCCGAGGTGGGCGGCGAGCTGCGCACGGACCTCGCCAAGGAGTACCTGATCTCCAAGGGCAAGAACATCAGCGTGCACGCCGGCGACCGCGTCAAGGCCGGCGAGGCGCTCATGGATGGCTCGGCCAACCCGCACGACATCCTCAAGGTGCTCGGCGAGAAGGCGCTCGCGGGCTACCTCGTGGATGAGGTGCAGGAGGTCTACCGGCTGCAGGGCGTGAAGATCAACGACAAGCACATCGAGGTGATCGTCCGGCAGATGCTGCGCCGCGTGCGCGTCACCGACGTGGGCGACACCAGCTTCCTCGTCGACGAGCAGGTCGAGAAGTGGGTGTTCGAGGAGGAGAACGAGAAGGTCATGGCCAACGGTCAGCGTCCGGGCGTCGGTGAGCCCCTGCTGCTCGGCATCACCAAGGCCTCGCTCTCCACCGAGTCGTTCATCTCCGCGTCGTCCTTCCAGGAGACCACCAAAGTGCTCACCGAGGCCGCCATCAACGGCAAGGTGGACTACCTGCGCGGCCTCAAGGAGAACGTCATCATGGGCCGCCTCATCCCCGCCGGTACGGGCCTGCCCAACTACAAGCACCTCGACATCGAGGTGGAGAGCCCCGCCGACGAGATCTCCGAGATGGAGGCCGCCCTGGCCGCCACTCACGGGGACGACCTCGTGCCGCCCCTGTCCTCGGGCAGCCGCTCCGAGGGCTCCCAGAGCAGCGGGGCGGCCTAG